In Sphingomonas sp., a single window of DNA contains:
- a CDS encoding MerR family DNA-binding transcriptional regulator yields the protein MTAAAAPIEALAPIEPRPDRDAFSISDLCAEFGVTPRALRFYEDEGLISPERRGTQRIYTHRDRARLAWILRGKRVGFSLGEIKEMIDLYDLGDGRRVQRQVTLERCMDRIHHLEAQKRDIDAHIAELAQFVDLIKSKDNEH from the coding sequence ATGACCGCTGCTGCCGCTCCGATCGAGGCCCTGGCGCCGATCGAACCGCGTCCCGATCGTGACGCCTTTTCCATTTCCGACCTTTGCGCCGAGTTCGGGGTAACCCCCCGTGCGCTCCGCTTCTACGAGGACGAGGGGCTGATTTCGCCCGAGCGGCGCGGCACCCAGCGCATCTACACGCATCGCGATCGCGCGCGGCTCGCCTGGATCCTGCGCGGCAAGCGCGTCGGCTTCAGCCTGGGGGAGATCAAGGAGATGATTGATCTCTACGACCTCGGCGACGGCCGGCGTGTCCAGCGACAGGTGACGCTGGAGCGGTGCATGGACCGAATCCACCATCTGGAAGCGCAGAAGCGTGACATCGATGCGCATATCGCCGAGCTCGCGCAGTTCGTCGACCTGATCAAAAGCAAAGACAACGAGCACTGA